Within the Candidatus Reidiella endopervernicosa genome, the region GAGCACCGCCTTCGGCAGTAGCAGGCCGTAGGCAACCACCACCATCAGGTCGGCATCCAGTGCTGCAATCGCGGCCTGCTCTGCCTCATCCTTGAGCGAGAGTGGCTGGAAGACGGGAATATTGTGTTCAAGCGCCACCGTCTTAACCGGACTGGCGCGTAGCTTACGTCCCCGACCGGCCGGGCGGTCGGGCTGGGTATAGACGGCGCAGACGGTGTGTTCGGAGTCAAGCAGTGCCTGCAGGGGCGGAACGGCAAAATCGGGCGTACCCGCATAGATAATCTTGAGGGGGGAGTTACTCATCATCTTCTCGGTGAACGCCAGCGGCGTTGTTAAATCGCCTTCTCGCCATCAGCAGGGCTCTGCGCTGAACTTCCCGCCTGCTTGCGCTCCTTCTCGAGTCTTTTACGGATACGCTGACGCTTCATCTGCGAGAGGTAGTCGACAAACAGCTTGCCATCGAGATGGTCGATCTCGTGCTGGATACAGACCGCCAGCAATCCTTCAGCCGACAATTCATAGGACTCACCTTCACGATCAAGGGCTCGCATCTTGACCCGTTCGGCACGCTGCACCAGCTCATAGGTACCCGGCACAGAGAGACACCCCTCCTCCATCTCTTCAACACCCTCGAGTTCGAGTATTTCGGGGTTGATCAATACCAGTGGATTGTCCTTATCCTCGGAGACATCGATCACCACGATACGCTTGTCGATGTTGACCTGAGTCGCCGCCAGACCGATGCCCGGCGCCTCATACATCGTCTCAAACATGTCGGCAACAATCTGGCGCACACCATCATCAACCTCTGTCAACGGCTTGGCCTTGTTGCGAAGTCTGGGGTCTGGAAAGCGAAGGATCTCTAGTTTTGCCATCTGTATTTACCGAAATTTCTGATATACAACTGCTATGCTACGATCATACCGGAAATGGCCATATCAAACCTACTATAAGAGTATCGGGGAGTCGCTATTTTTGCGGAAGCATGTTTTGGGCATCCAAGCCCAAGCAAACAGCAAAAACTTAACGCGACCATTTATGCCTACGGCGCCCCGACCGTCCTGCGTACGTTGCGTAATCACCTCTTCGCGGCTCTACACAACTCCCCAGTGACTCTACGCCGACATAAAGCCGCTGCTGCATCTTCTTCATCGTCCGCTCGCGCTCTCAACTACGAATATGCAGACGGCGTCGACTATCGCGGACTAACCGCCTTCGCTTCGCTATCCATGGCGGTCAGCGGTGGATATCGGCTAGAATCGCCGAATCGCCACAATAACGTATCTAGGATTGATAGGGATAACTATGCGAATCATCAAGCTGTTTACTCTGCTGTTTTTACTGGTAGGTGCTGTTAACGCCGCTGATGAAGTTAAGCTAAGAGCCGACCACCCCGACCGCTACGTGGTCGTTAAAGGCGACACTCTCTGGGACATCTCCGAACGCTTTCTGATGAGCCCATGGCTCTGGCCCGAGGTATGGCAGGCCAATCCCCAGATCGAAAACCCCCATTTGATCTACCCCGGCGATGTCATCACCCTGATCTATGTTCAGGGAAAACCGAAGCTGGTGATCGAACGCAAGATTCCAACCGTCAAACTCTCACCGCAGATTCGCGCACAGCGTATCGAGCAGCCGATCCCGCTGATACCCATCGACACTATTCGCCAGTTCCTTAACGAGAACCGTGTTGTCGGTAAAAATGAGTTCGACAACGCGCCCTATGTGGTGGCCCACGATGAACTGCGACTCGCTACTGCCAGCGGTGACAAAATCTATGCTCGTGGTATCACTAGTGCCGATCAGAATTACTCAATTCTGCGCCTCGGCGACGCCTACACCGACCCTGACAGTAAAGAACTACTGGGTTACGAAGCAGTTCACGTCGGTA harbors:
- the def gene encoding peptide deformylase, whose amino-acid sequence is MAKLEILRFPDPRLRNKAKPLTEVDDGVRQIVADMFETMYEAPGIGLAATQVNIDKRIVVIDVSEDKDNPLVLINPEILELEGVEEMEEGCLSVPGTYELVQRAERVKMRALDREGESYELSAEGLLAVCIQHEIDHLDGKLFVDYLSQMKRQRIRKRLEKERKQAGSSAQSPADGEKAI
- a CDS encoding LysM peptidoglycan-binding domain-containing protein, producing MRIIKLFTLLFLLVGAVNAADEVKLRADHPDRYVVVKGDTLWDISERFLMSPWLWPEVWQANPQIENPHLIYPGDVITLIYVQGKPKLVIERKIPTVKLSPQIRAQRIEQPIPLIPIDTIRQFLNENRVVGKNEFDNAPYVVAHDELRLATASGDKIYARGITSADQNYSILRLGDAYTDPDSKELLGYEAVHVGNAKMLRSGDPATFKLSGTNREVQTGDHLLPILETPVLHNYLPHAPKTQIKGRIISIFDAVFQAGRDQVITINLGERDGMEIGHVLAIDRAGDEIVDSVKGGTVQLPDEQSGLLMVFRTFEKVSYALILESSRAIHILDSVRTP